Genomic DNA from bacterium:
CTAGGTTACCTGAATGATAAGCTTATTCTGGTTGACAACATGGCTTGCCAGCCTATAATTCCCTCTAAATGATTGAACTCGGAAAGAAGTCCAAGTCAACAAACGACATACTCGAAAAAGTCGCGCGCGTCTCGGAAGTTGACGTTTTCGCGTGCTATCAGTGCGGACGCTGTTCCGGCGACTGTCCGTCCATCAATCTCATGGACATTCTGCCAAACCAGGCCATACGCCTCACCCAGCTGGGTGAGATAGATCGCCTACTCGCATCAAAGACCATATGGGTTTGTGCATCGTGCTTCACATGCACGTCGCGTTGTCCCAAAGGCATCGACATCGCGCGCGTCCTGGAGGTTCTCAGGCAGGTGTGTTTAAGAAAGAATATTGACTCGCTCGACCTCAATCGGATTCCAGAAGAAGAGCGCATGAAATATCCGACCATTGCATGGGTTTCGGCGTTAAGGAAGCTTTCGGCCTGATGGAACAAAATCCCGTAAAGAGTTTTGCCTACTATCCGGGCTGCACAATGAAAACCACAGG
This window encodes:
- a CDS encoding 4Fe-4S dicluster domain-containing protein; protein product: MIELGKKSKSTNDILEKVARVSEVDVFACYQCGRCSGDCPSINLMDILPNQAIRLTQLGEIDRLLASKTIWVCASCFTCTSRCPKGIDIARVLEVLRQVCLRKNIDSLDLNRIPEEERMKYPTIAWVSALRKLSA